From a region of the Acidimicrobiales bacterium genome:
- a CDS encoding class I SAM-dependent methyltransferase — MRDDINTWHYGLVARWWAEFKVGGEDVEYFRDVIERCGEPALDAGCGTGRLLLPFLRSDMDVDGSDVSPDMLGWCAAKAEVEGLSANLYPQAMHELDLPRRYQTIIVCGSFGLGGTRAADLEGLRRLHAHLEPGGTLVMDHYPPKRDTDYDQALVESHDLPHPWPDQGDRRRTDSGAELELRVRLLATDPVERAITREISVREFVDGVEVDHQVYSIVICGYSISEVESMLEIAGFGDIRVTGALEDRPPRPHDEFIVFKATA; from the coding sequence ATGCGGGACGACATCAACACCTGGCACTACGGGCTGGTCGCACGCTGGTGGGCAGAGTTCAAGGTAGGCGGGGAGGACGTCGAGTACTTCCGTGATGTCATTGAGCGGTGCGGCGAACCAGCGTTGGACGCCGGATGTGGAACCGGACGCCTGCTGCTCCCCTTCCTTCGGTCAGACATGGACGTCGACGGCAGTGACGTCTCTCCGGACATGCTCGGCTGGTGCGCCGCGAAGGCCGAGGTGGAGGGACTCTCCGCGAACCTGTACCCGCAGGCAATGCACGAACTCGATCTGCCACGCCGGTATCAAACGATCATCGTTTGCGGCTCGTTCGGCTTGGGTGGTACTCGTGCCGCTGACCTCGAAGGTTTACGTCGTCTTCATGCGCACCTAGAACCGGGTGGAACGCTCGTCATGGACCACTACCCACCCAAACGCGACACGGACTATGACCAGGCACTGGTTGAAAGCCATGACCTCCCGCACCCTTGGCCAGACCAAGGTGATCGCCGACGGACCGACAGCGGAGCAGAACTCGAGTTGCGGGTTCGCCTACTTGCAACAGACCCGGTGGAGCGGGCCATCACCCGAGAGATCTCGGTGCGTGAGTTCGTGGATGGTGTAGAGGTTGACCACCAGGTCTATTCGATCGTGATCTGTGGCTATTCGATTTCAGAGGTCGAGTCGATGCTCGAAATAGCCGGGTTTGGCGATATCCGGGTAACC